The nucleotide window TGGCATAGCACTGCCACATGTCTTTCCCTGGTTTCTCCTGGCGGCagggctatgcctacggcaaagccgtcggcatagatgaaaatctatgccgacggcattgccgtaggcatagatctGCCACGTGGCAAGCCCTGGTAACTCCTGGGCTtatatatgccgacggctttgccgtaggcatagtttTTTTTATTTTCCCTGTTTTCTCTTTTTCAATTCATTTGACAGCATTTCAAAGCAGAATAATATGGAATTATGTAGAAATATGACAGTTCATCatctaaacatactcaagttcatcatcatcatctaaacatagtcaagttcatcatcatcatctaaaGATCATCACTGGCGGAAGTTCATGAACATAAAAGTAGTGCAAGACATGGAACATCATAGAAGTAGCAACATGAAAGGCATGGCACGACGGCCACATGCACGGAATCATCATCGACATCAAGCAagaccacctccgccaaaaccaccaccaccaagaccacctccgccaaaaccgCCACCGCGACCACCATCACTCTGCCAGATCGGAGTGACTGGGGTCGACGGAGCAGTAGTCGAGCCACCGGTCCCCTACATGTTTCAGAAAAGATTCTAACGGTAAATATGATATGATAGTGTTGAATGAACGAGAACTAGTTTTCCAGTAGTTAGGCAAATGTACTAACCGGACCATCACTGCCTAGTGCCACCCATTCATCGAACATGGGCACGTGTGGGGGTTCTCCCGCAGGTGGTGGTGGGGGTCCCATTTGTGGTGGATCCGTGCGGTTACTCCAAGACGCCAACATAGCCTGGATGTTAGTTAAACAAGCAAACTAGAAGGTCAGAAGGAATGAAAGTGCAAAATTTTAGCTTGGTTTTAAGAGGACAAAACTAACCGCCATCATCTGACGGTTGTAATCATCATTTTCCTTCACTCGTTGCAAGTACTCTCGCACCTCGAGATTCCTATGCTCGACAAAGGccttatatgcctatataatttAGGTTGTTTCTAAGTGAGCAATGCTGAAAATGAACTGAGAATGCTAGAGAGAAAAAGATAAAGGGGAAGTACATACAGCATGCTGGCGGGCTAAGGGAGTCTGTGAACGCCCCGTACTCTCTAACTGGCTCGGGTTGGTAGACCGAAGCCGTGTGTACGGGATCGAAGGAGTTATCAAGCCATCGAAACACGGATACCGGCCATGTGACTTCCCCTGGATGGCCACCACCGCCGTGTCATCGATCTGAGACTGGGCGACCTCAGGAACAGGAACATTCGGATGCAACTTCTGATAGTGCTGAGTGTAAGACTCCAGGTGCTACTCGGTCTTGCCGTAGTACTGGCTCTCGCCCTCCTTGGGATGACTCCGCTCGCAGGCCAGCTTCCACGACTCAATGTCTGAGAGCGGCCTCTTCAACTTGTCCTCCTGCAACGTCAAACAGAAGTTAGCCATACATAAGAACATGAcggtaaagaagaacaaaaatgCATCATGCATATAGATATACCTTCATGGCCTTGAAGCCCCAGTGGTTCCTGTTTCCTTGGCCGTGTGTCCCGTCTTTTCCACGGTTAGCACGGGCCTTGATGCTCTTGGCAGCAAACTCTGCATCGTCGCCGAGCCACCTATCCACCAAACTCGCCCATCCATCATGCCTTCCATAGCACCAACGAGGAACAACCTATGCAAATTTTGGAAGCATGACATGTGAGCACGAAACATATAGTTCCACAGCCGTAGatgcgcgaagggcaatccgcgtagagggaattttttggatacttctccatcaccaaaaattatgaaaaaataccatcgttcctatagcacatgtgcccacttcattcaaaaaaactcatgattttatcgcgctccgagtatttaataatattcacaCCGCATcattaccgcagaacgtctactaccgtgtcatcgccgtccgtgagggggggggggcacgccccggagacgcgtgccgcctcttcggacatgccaccacaccaccccgcatgtatgagggcccggtgcgacgctccggtggcattgctaccccccagggcccccgtcccgcctaaccctatagcatttgaccacgggatctagccctttgactttgcacggatgggctttgaccagcggacctccccgcccggttgtgttaggtcagcccataggaacactttggagcaacaaccgggccagacccacagcaagatcccctccgtgtagacccgacgcatccgtttcccccctccaggtgccggcggcggcgccgtccgtgaaggggtgcacaccccggacacgcgtgctgggcgtttgcaaccgccacaacacttccagacttgtgagaggccgcctacgcaagatttggcggcatgctagcccccggaggccgccggccacaaccgtagacgcgcgaagggcaatccgcgtagagggaatttttcgggtacttctccatcaccaaaaattatgaaaaaataccatcgttcctatagcacatgcgcccacgtcgtgcaaaaaaaactcatgattttatcgcgctccgagtatttaataatattcacgccaCATCGTTActgcagaacgtctactaccgtgtaatcgccgtccgtgaggggggggggCACGCCCCGAAGACGCGTGCCGCCTGTTCGGACATGCCatcacaccaccccgcatgtatgagggcccggtgcgacgcttcggtggcattgctaccccccagggcccccgtcccgcctaaccctgtagcgtttgaccacgggatctagccctttgactttgcacggacgggctttgaccagcggacctccccgcccggttgtgttaggtcagcccataggaacactttggagcaacaaccgggccagacccacagcaagatcccctccatgtagacccgacgcgtccgtttcccccctctaggtgccgcggcggcgccgtccgtgagggggagGGCACACCTCGGACACGCGTGCCAGGcatttgcaaccgccacaacacttccagacttgtgagaggccgcctacgcaagatttggcggcatgctagcccccggaggccgccggccacagccatAGACgtgcgaagggcaatccgcgtagagggaatttttcggatacttctccatcaccaaaaattatgaaaaaataccatcgttcctatagcacatgtgcccacgtcgtgcaaaaaaactcatgattttatcgcgctccgagtatttaataatattcacgccgcatcgttaccgcagaacgtctactaccgtgtaatcgccgtccgtgagggggggccacgccccggagacgcgtgctgcctcttcagacatgccatcacaccaccccgcatgtatgagggcccggtgcgatgctccgatggcattgctaccccccagggccccgtcccgcctaaccctgtagcgtttgaccacgggatctagccctttgactttgcacggacgggctttgaccagcggacctcccccccagttgtgttaggtcagcccatatgAACattttggagcaacatccgggccagacccacagcaagatcccctccgtgtagacccgacgcgtccgtttccccacTCCAGGTGTCGGCggtggcgccgtccgtgaggggggccaaaCCTCGGAGACGCATGctgcctcttcggacatgccaccacaccaccccgcatgtatgaggggccaGTGCGAcactccggtggcattgctaccccctcagggcccccgtcccgcctaaccctggagcggttgaccacgagatctagccctttgacttttcacggacgggctttgaacagtggacctctccacccggttgtgtcaggtcagctcagagggacacctgggagcaacatccgggctaaaccgacagctacatcccctccgtgtagacccgatgcgtccattttccccctccaggtgccggcggcggcgctgtccgttaggggggccacgccccggagatgcgtgccgcctcttcgaacatgccacaacaccacccggTTGTGGTAGGTCATCCCATAGAAACACTTGAGAGCAACGTCCCCTCCGTATAGACCCGATGCGGCTGTTTCCGCCCTCTAGATgctggcggcggcgccgtccgtgaggggggcacaccgcAGACGTGAGGGGGTCACACTCCGGAGACGAGTgacgggcgtttgcaaccgccactcAACTTCTGTTGCATAGCTGTTTTTGATTTTAATAAAATTTAAGGACCTATATTCAAAAGAACATGACAGCATATTATTAATATGGTTGAAAAAAATACAAActatatatatattcataatctatgGAAAAAATTACAAACTACATATATATTCATATAATACATAAAAAAGCATgaaaacatattttttaaaaaGCATAAAAACATATGCAAAAAAACATATGTAAAAAAAGCATTAAAACATATGCAAAAAAAGTATGTAAAAAAATAGCTATGCCAACGGATCGGTGACGTGGcaactatgccgacggctgccGTCGGCATACCTACGCCGCGGATCGGTGACGTGGcaactatgccgacggctgccGTCGGCATACCTACGCCGCAGATCGGTGACGTGGCATGCCCCGCCGTTATACCGACGGCTGATTTATGCCGACGGCTGCTGTCGGCATGTCTGCGTCTAGGTCGACGGCCGttctatgccgacggcagccgTCGGTATAGATCCATGTAACCCGA belongs to Triticum urartu cultivar G1812 chromosome 7, Tu2.1, whole genome shotgun sequence and includes:
- the LOC125518232 gene encoding uncharacterized protein LOC125518232; translation: MPTAAVGINQPSVVPRWCYGRHDGWASLVDRWLGDDAEFAAKSIKARANRGKDGTHGQGNRNHWGFKAMKEDKLKRPLSDIESWKLACERSHPKEGESQYYGKTE